A part of Caldivirga sp. genomic DNA contains:
- a CDS encoding PaREP1 family protein → MGAETLEKPLPKPTTEDYINARLLESIIESKLALEFLNKGLVRNAAGKVFQAWRALLATLLRLELDKLVKNAKTDEDRKWLMEKAVPRVPTNRMKALSQMLEEIGHDELSAWTSTVLELHDYQYNGPDPDMALSKYRNREEAAYDVKLIIKELIRRIDELRLRVRWSNELEAEYGELKKTLNSMH, encoded by the coding sequence ATGGGTGCTGAGACTCTTGAGAAACCTTTGCCTAAGCCTACTACTGAGGACTATATTAATGCTAGGTTACTTGAATCAATCATTGAGAGTAAGCTGGCTCTTGAATTCCTCAATAAGGGTCTTGTTAGGAATGCTGCCGGTAAGGTTTTTCAAGCCTGGAGGGCCTTGTTAGCCACATTGTTGAGACTTGAACTTGATAAACTTGTTAAAAATGCCAAGACTGATGAGGATAGGAAGTGGCTAATGGAGAAGGCGGTGCCAAGGGTTCCAACAAATAGAATGAAGGCGCTATCCCAAATGCTTGAGGAAATAGGCCACGATGAATTATCCGCATGGACAAGCACAGTCCTCGAACTCCATGATTATCAATACAATGGGCCAGACCCAGACATGGCACTGTCGAAGTATAGGAATAGGGAGGAGGCGGCTTATGACGTGAAACTGATCATAAAGGAATTAATTAGGCGCATAGATGAATTAAGGCTGAGAGTAAGGTGGAGTAATGAACTAGAGGCGGAGTATGGGGAATTAAAGAAGACACTAAATTCAATGCATTAA
- a CDS encoding FAD-dependent oxidoreductase, translating to MASEGQGRLSKPVMLSSPRTGEVRGFICCEWWCSGYWLSNGSLNQCAGQVNAQSSLMGFMSSLAKPSVLPRSRLVKIAWPIVVRFAKGMRHVDASQLPEPPKAKLINVTTDVLVVGGGLSGLITAMELSRLGLKVTIVEGNGELGGRNVELEGQNGSKVSGYVNEVKSKLTDGVLTGVVLDGFLEDAAVGHSLDGASLFRFNYKVLVLATGSREVPLVFPGNYKVLMYTGLTYLKLVKASVVKGEPVLYGTDEWGLAVARELVKLGLNPLVIDHAIQPRTGKLSDLKDLRTLMGVYLSGVEVEGTRFRLRYQVPEGPKKFTTGEVTGDALVSTIRVPAIELLAQLGAELVYDVVLSGVVPRHKWDGEVIGLKNVYVVGEVTGIIPLSTIPLQAKATAYSIAAAYGLVKPEEVDRAIAEFKNALVTSNPAILDAFNRLEKGLHEVGYFQEPNVPEVPQWASDWYFLDKADDQLICFCEDVSLGDLLRVTKEFLGLKEIKINVLHDEVPKHRELKMPRMEYIKRATGLGTGACQGKLCMITANLILARLMRRKPYEFGLFKQRPPLNPIPLGTLGDAE from the coding sequence ATGGCTAGTGAGGGTCAGGGACGATTAAGTAAGCCAGTGATGCTGAGTAGTCCAAGGACTGGTGAGGTTAGGGGTTTTATTTGCTGCGAGTGGTGGTGTAGTGGTTACTGGCTTAGTAATGGGTCATTGAATCAATGTGCAGGGCAAGTTAATGCCCAATCCAGTCTAATGGGCTTTATGAGTAGTCTAGCAAAGCCATCAGTATTACCTAGGAGTAGGCTTGTTAAGATTGCGTGGCCTATTGTAGTTAGGTTCGCTAAGGGTATGAGGCACGTTGATGCCTCTCAACTCCCTGAACCACCTAAGGCTAAGTTAATCAATGTGACGACTGATGTACTTGTGGTTGGTGGTGGATTAAGCGGCCTAATAACAGCCATGGAGTTAAGCAGGCTTGGATTAAAGGTAACTATTGTTGAGGGTAATGGTGAATTAGGCGGTAGGAACGTTGAATTAGAAGGCCAGAATGGATCCAAGGTCTCGGGGTACGTAAATGAGGTTAAGTCTAAGCTCACCGATGGAGTATTAACGGGGGTTGTTTTAGACGGGTTCCTGGAGGATGCGGCCGTTGGGCATTCACTCGATGGAGCTAGCCTATTCAGGTTTAACTATAAGGTGCTTGTGTTAGCTACAGGATCAAGGGAGGTTCCTCTTGTGTTTCCAGGTAACTACAAGGTACTAATGTACACTGGGTTAACTTACCTTAAACTAGTTAAGGCAAGTGTAGTTAAGGGTGAGCCAGTACTTTATGGTACTGATGAATGGGGGTTAGCGGTTGCAAGGGAACTAGTTAAGTTAGGCTTAAACCCACTGGTCATTGATCACGCAATACAGCCTAGGACAGGTAAGCTTAGTGACTTGAAGGATTTAAGAACATTAATGGGTGTTTACTTAAGCGGCGTCGAGGTTGAGGGCACTAGGTTCAGGCTAAGGTACCAGGTGCCTGAGGGACCTAAGAAGTTCACTACTGGTGAAGTAACCGGTGACGCCCTAGTATCCACAATAAGGGTACCTGCAATTGAACTCCTCGCCCAATTAGGTGCCGAGCTAGTCTACGACGTTGTACTAAGCGGTGTAGTGCCGAGGCATAAGTGGGATGGGGAGGTTATTGGGTTAAAGAACGTGTACGTTGTTGGTGAAGTCACAGGAATAATACCCCTATCCACTATTCCACTCCAAGCCAAGGCCACAGCGTACTCAATAGCCGCAGCATATGGTTTAGTTAAGCCTGAGGAGGTTGATAGGGCTATTGCTGAGTTCAAGAATGCGCTAGTTACCAGTAACCCAGCTATCCTAGATGCCTTCAATAGGCTTGAGAAGGGTCTCCATGAGGTTGGTTACTTCCAGGAACCAAATGTGCCTGAGGTGCCTCAATGGGCTAGTGACTGGTATTTCCTAGATAAGGCTGATGACCAGTTAATATGCTTCTGTGAGGATGTATCGCTAGGCGACTTACTTAGGGTTACTAAGGAGTTCTTAGGGTTAAAGGAGATTAAAATAAATGTACTCCATGACGAGGTTCCAAAGCACCGTGAACTCAAGATGCCTAGAATGGAGTATATTAAGAGGGCCACTGGGTTAGGTACAGGCGCATGCCAGGGTAAACTATGCATGATTACCGCTAACCTAATACTAGCTAGGTTAATGAGGAGGAAACCATACGAATTCGGGCTCTTTAAGCAAAGACCACCATTGAACCCAATACCCCTGGGCACGTTGGGTGATGCAGAATGA
- a CDS encoding FAD-binding oxidoreductase, producing MIRRVVHNADVVVIGGGVVGLATAYNLAKRGVKVALVDKGIIGGGSSTRNASRFRVQFGNVENTKYAIEAVKELKRIKGELNWNPMIRRGGYLWLFRSDEAMRSFEEINNSIWRPLGVSVRLMDGGELANKYPYLNHKLYVGAAFGPQDGELHHDYLMYGYLSRLREMGALIIDETPINKISVVNGEVKGVEGVGAVINAKTVIVTAGAWSSEILKTAGVELPINAVRKEIGITVPVRFFIEPSLVIDTHTNAYFGQTLRGEVIGSIEVNEEPGLKPFNNTLRWLRAWAKAMVEAMPVSRRIPVMRIWSGYYEVTPDNSHIMGRLDSWPRGLYVAAGFSGHGLMFGPLTGRLMAEYVLDGKLSPLMEPFLPDRLSKGKLIKEHLVIG from the coding sequence ATGATTAGGCGAGTAGTGCATAATGCCGACGTGGTAGTGATTGGGGGTGGTGTTGTTGGCTTAGCAACAGCCTATAATTTGGCTAAGAGGGGTGTTAAGGTTGCCCTCGTTGATAAGGGAATTATTGGCGGTGGTAGTTCAACTAGGAATGCCTCCAGGTTTAGGGTTCAGTTCGGTAATGTTGAGAACACTAAGTACGCTATTGAGGCTGTGAAGGAGTTGAAGAGAATTAAGGGTGAGTTAAACTGGAACCCAATGATAAGGAGGGGTGGGTACCTTTGGTTATTTAGGAGTGATGAGGCGATGAGGAGCTTCGAGGAGATTAACAACAGTATTTGGAGACCCCTAGGAGTATCAGTTAGGTTAATGGATGGTGGGGAATTAGCTAATAAGTATCCTTACCTTAACCATAAGCTTTACGTTGGGGCAGCCTTCGGTCCCCAGGATGGTGAACTACATCACGATTACCTAATGTACGGTTACTTAAGTAGGCTTAGGGAAATGGGGGCCTTAATAATTGATGAGACCCCTATCAATAAGATAAGTGTAGTTAACGGTGAGGTTAAGGGTGTTGAGGGGGTTGGGGCAGTTATAAACGCTAAGACAGTTATTGTGACTGCTGGGGCATGGAGTAGTGAAATCCTTAAGACAGCTGGGGTTGAATTACCAATTAACGCGGTTAGGAAAGAGATAGGGATAACCGTGCCCGTTAGGTTCTTCATTGAGCCATCACTAGTAATAGACACTCACACCAACGCTTACTTTGGGCAAACCCTGAGGGGTGAGGTTATTGGATCCATTGAGGTTAATGAGGAGCCCGGCCTCAAGCCATTCAACAACACGTTAAGATGGTTGAGGGCTTGGGCTAAGGCAATGGTTGAGGCCATGCCAGTATCAAGGAGGATACCTGTGATGAGGATTTGGTCAGGCTACTACGAGGTGACGCCAGATAACAGTCACATAATGGGTAGGTTAGACTCATGGCCAAGGGGACTTTATGTAGCCGCAGGCTTCAGTGGTCATGGGTTAATGTTTGGTCCATTAACAGGTAGGTTAATGGCTGAGTACGTGCTTGACGGTAAGCTAAGCCCCCTAATGGAGCCATTCTTACCTGATAGGTTAAGTAAGGGTAAGTTGATAAAGGAACACTTAGTGATTGGTTAA